From a single Vespa crabro chromosome 22, iyVesCrab1.2, whole genome shotgun sequence genomic region:
- the LOC124431772 gene encoding uncharacterized protein LOC124431772 isoform X1 translates to MSCSVKISSGKSWSGSQRRISSLAEENTCPSPNGAASSCALLQTIQTTNNVLVASSLATTYTTTSSTGLETITTTTTAATTASTTTTTTTTIGGPAAAAANVAGVFGAGGTAAGGIGQRIATPRPVKSIATKKGEDTSKLLKYIDDNVIGKNGTFFGPFGRRKVVFCDYTATGRSLQFLEEYIAKEVLPYLGDTRASTSICSLQSSLFRHETRDIVRHAVGADDQDAVLFTGQGSAGALRTLLRHLDLSKSTVVFVGPFEYHDNLQPWREYGVKIVRVSETREGFLDLNELERGLAKMRAEGIAQMIGCFSAASCITGVLADDVATTLLLHQYGALSIWDYTTAAPYTQIDMNPHLPGMSESTAHKDAIFFAGHKFVGGVQSPGVLVSKKFLLMVEIRAEDMRDSHRYLTNPELRDESGTAGVVESIRCGLAIQLKENVTPRAIVNRQDKISRQVLAHVRTIPELILLGSASQNVKRLPIFSFMVRHPRGTFLHHNFVCAVLNDVFGIQARSGCACVGRYAHNLMGIDAELAKEYEDLLTQSRRNEVASEEVNSEAMRPGFAKLSFPYFMSEAEVAFILEALKMVATEGWKLLPQYVLNPQTGEWRHHTNSILKERKLLGTIRYTDGRMNASERRASGSGAFPQSYADCLQMARNIFNRARKIAQRYPLQTDRIFNFISEETEPLRWFMLPSEAQDLLLGNSQNVKQEVPFNPTLASHRIAHTTPVTSTHESLVNSLTSANGMRRLNSDIPRTGNIPVSPNSPRHRSLPALSTIRRNCVAGSTTEPSKTNPTEIDGIDDKQLIRTETGNTSTGHKSPATCPSSPMPIRFAVGEAVTPSALSCMSHATVVVSRPLKEQRDLIEARDGGRARCNSLGSTTGTNNNAANNRSGMSSSSSPIPVLPLSPQTLTSLGFTPPRSDLNASRQKQRLHCSCSSQTELNSLELDAMSNLSHSISSFNYHSSVASPPSSYSSVGEYTEKLIGGGRSSPIYSNVGQRSDDDLSAYLKEVTKELATEIKSEIREVISKVDDALSEANTSENTPQHHSRNHSAISQLSSTEDRQFRHDSFTASDIAEYLMEFSKEMASEVKSEIRCMVNAVDGLHRHSPDASASDVSSNGCESPDRGRVTISNASPRLLNSRKHGTSEITGKIGELTQQESKMSSECSSDETVIFVMKPTETERMIAAGNCAAKTDDENDVDDDVDDDDSHERRGPEDMGGDPRKILPKIYSAVNSVSSQDSGINLSFHESDKSIESTELKRSSSAESNSTNSYGRKSKTTNSMSGLSGKSSSKQLVRQNDDLSEDEELSSDLREEEGDPEEEGLKFEGKDDTRNIQPRVQWHSAPRNIWKPTVEAIQEFDMIRDNDRVLLCLSILGKDSLSLLHTLHQYRLHARSKGIDFEIGAATIDTGGTTFDRLETIRHFKVLDVPYFYEELTVEPPPPTTTTTTTTTTKTKTKTKTTTTTTNVTTTPTTTTTTTNITTTTGTESQAEESLSNEACSFCNRSIRAQLYAIAKRHGYNVLALGQHLDDLTESFLSSVFHDGQLKTMKAHYYIRRQDLRVIRPFVYVSEKALRQFSRGKRFVSHESKTAELSEKQKHSKDILVQQERAYPRIYWSVRTALRPLIISHGQLPDFDVTCSNISGNMTNSPSSSSGVSSISSASSSNAASTGINGGGGAGNNQQKRYRRTKTNSVSSSSAVHHLSSQRLDDNDETDEEPVL, encoded by the exons TCGTCTTTTGCGATTATACGGCAACAGGAAGGTCGCTACAATTTCTCGAAGAGTACATCGCGAAGGAGGTCCTGCCATATTTGGGCGACACTCGAGCATCAACGTCCATCTGCAGTCTACAATCCTCTCTCTTCAG GCACGAAACAAGAGACATCGTTAGGCATGCCGTTGGTGCTGATGACCAGGATGCGGTTTTATTCACGGGTCAAGGTTCGGCCGGTGCCCTTCGCACACTTCTGCGACATCTCGATCTCTCAAAATCCACCGTAGTTTTCGTGGGCCCGTTCGAGTACCACGACAATCTACAGCCGTGGCGTGAATATGGTGTCAAG ATAGTACGAGTGTCCGAAACCCGAGAGGGTTTCTTGGATTTGAACGAACTTGAACGAGGTCTGGCCAAGATGCGTGCAGAAGGCATCGCGCAAATGATCGGATGCTTTAGTGCGGCCAGTTGTATAACAGGGGTTTTGGCGGATGACGTTGCTACGACCCTTCTTCTACATCAATATGGTGCCCTCAGTATCTGGGATTATACCACTGCAG CGCCGTACACTCAGATCGACATGAATCCACATCTACCGGGTATGAGCGAATCCACGGCGCACAAAGATGCAATTTTCTTCGCTGGGCACAAGTTCGTAGGTGGCGTCCAATCCCCTGGGGTACTCGTcagtaaaaaatttctattaatggTCGAAATAAGAGCCGAAGATATGAGAGACAGTCACCGATACCTGACCAATCCCGAGCTTCGCGACGAAAGTGGAACCGCCGGAGTCGTCGAAAGTATTCGCTGTGGATTGGCGATTCAATTGAAGGAGAACGTGACGCCACGGGCTATCGTCAATCGTCAAGACAAAATTTCTAG GCAAGTGCTGGCCCACGTACGCACAATTCCAGAACTGATTTTACTCGGTAGTGCATCGCAAAATGTTAAAAGGCTACCCATCTTCTCGTTTATGGTCCGACACCCACGTGGCACGTTTCTCCATCACAATTTCGTGTGCGCCGTATTAAACGACGTTTTCGGCATACAGGCAAGAAGTGGGTGCGCTTGCGTTGGTCGATACGCTCACAATTTGATGGGAATAGACGCGGAATTGGCGAAAGAGTACGAAGATTTATTGACGCAGAG TCGACGCAACGAAGTTGCAAGCGAGGAGGTTAACAGCGAAGCAATGAGGCCGGGATTCGCTAAGCTTTCCTTCCCTTACTTCATGTCCGAGGCCGAAGTCGCATTCATTTTGGAGGCCTTGAAGATGGTGGCCACCGAGGGATGGAAGCTCTTACCGCAATACGTTTTAAATCCTCAGACCGGGGAGTGGCGACACCACACGAACAGTATATTGAAGGAACGAAAATTGTTGGGAACGATAAGATATACCGACGGGAGAATGAACGCGTCCGAAAGGAGGGCCTCCGGATCGGGCGCATTTCCGCAAAGCTACGCGGACTGCCTACAAATGgctcgaaatattttcaatcgtgCGCGTAAAATAGCACAGAGATATCCCCTGCAAACCGATCGTATCTTTAACTTCATCTCGGAAGAAACGGAACCATTGCGTTGGTTTATGTTACCGAGCGAGGCGCAAGATCTGCTTCTAGGTAATTCACAAAACGTGAAGCAGGAAGTACCATTCAATCCTACGTTAGCTTCGCACAGAATCGCGCACACGACACCGGTTACGAGTACGCACGAGAGTCTCGTTAATAGTTTGACCTCGGCCAACGGCATGAGACGTTTGAACAGCGACATTCCTCGAACCGGAAACATTCCGGTATCGCCAAATTCGCCGCGACATCGAAGTCTTCCGGCGTTGAGTACGATAAGGAGAAACTGCGTGGCTGGGTCGACGACGGAGCCTAGTAAAACGAATCCCACGGAGATCGACGGGATCGATGATAAACAATTGATACGTACCGAGACCGGGAATACGTCGACCGGTCACAAATCCCCGGCCACCTGTCCGAGCTCGCCTATGCCAATACGATTCGCCGTTGGCGAAGCGGTTACTCCCTCGGCCCTATCGTGTATGTCTCACGCGACGGTGGTGGTCAGTCGGCCGCTGAAGGAACAAAGAGATTTGATAGAGGCGAGGGACGGCGGACGTGCAAGGTGCAATTCATTGGGGAGTACAACGGGGACGAATAATAACGCGGCCAACAACCGATCCGGCatgtcgtcctcgtcctcgccCATACCGGTACTTCCGTTGAGCCCTCAAACATTGACGAGCTTGGGTTTCACGCCGCCGCGTTCGGACTTAAACGCCTCGAGACAGAAGCAACGACTTCACTGTAGTTGCAGCAGCCAAACGGAATTGAATTCTCTCGAGTTGGACGCGATGAGTAATCTGAGCCATTCCATATCATCTTTCAATTATCACAGCAGCGTCGCCTCCCCGCCCTCCTCGTATTCGTCGGTCGGTGAATATACGGAGAAGCTCATAGGCGGTGGAAGGTCCTCGCCAATATACTCCAACGTCGGACAAAGATCTGACGACGATTTGAGCGCTTACTTGAAGGAAGTTACGAAGGAGTTAGCGACGGAGATAAAGTCGGAGATTCGCGAGGTGATATCGAAGGTGGACGATGCCCTATCGGAGGCGAACACGTCCGAGAATACGCCGCAGCATCATTCCCGGAATCACAGCGCCATCAGTCAATTGTCCTCGACCGAGGATAGGCAGTTCAGGCACGATTCCTTTACGGCCAGCGACATCGCCGAATATCTGATGGAATTTTCGAAGGAAATGGCGAGCGAGGTTAAGTCCGAGATCAGGTGTATGGTGAACGCGGTCGACGGTCTTCACAGGCACTCGCCGGATGCTTCGGCCTCGGACGTATCCTCCAACGGATGTGAATCCCCAGACAGAGGTAGAGTTACCATATCGAACGCTTCCCCTCGGTTATTGAATTCTAGAAAACACGGTACCTCTGAGATAACCGGCAAGATCGGCGAATTGACGCAACAGGAGAGCAAGATGTCCAGCGAGTGTTCCTCCGACGAGACCGTGATATTCGTTATGAAACCGACCGAAACCGAACGGATGATCGCCGCCGGTAATTGTGCCGCCAAAACcgacgacgagaacgacgtGGACGACGACGTGGACGACGACGATTCCCACGAGCGTAGAGGACCGGAGGACATGGGTGGTGACCCCAGGAAGATCCTACCAAAGATTTATTCGGCCGTGAACTCGGTAAGTTCTCAGGACAGTGGGATCAACCTTTCCTTTCACGAAAGCGACAAGTCGATCGAATCGACGGAATTGAAACGTAGCAGTAGCGCCGAATCGAATTCTACGAACAGTTACGGTCGAAAGTCTAAAACGACGAACTCGATGTCTGGCTTATCCGGTAAATCTTCCTCGAAACAGCTCGTACGTCAGAACGACGATCTCTCGGAGGACGAGGAGTTATCGTCGGACTTGCGAGAGGAGGAGGGCGATCCGGAGGAAGAGGGCTTGAAATTCGAAGGCAAAGACGATACGAGGAACATTCAGCCGCGCGTCCAGTGGCACTCGGCACCGAGAAACATTTGGAAACCAACGGTGGAGGCCATACAGGAATTCGACATGATTCGGGACAACGACAGGGTACTCCTGTGTCTCTCGATACTTGGAAAGGATTCGCTGTCTCTCTTGCACACGCTACATCAGTACAGGTTACACGCGAGGTCAAAGGGGATCGATTTCGAGATCGGCGCTGCCACGATCGACACCGGTGGCACGACGTTCGATCGGCTCGAGACTATAAGACATTTCAAGGTTTTAGACGTTCCTTACTTTTACGAGGAGTTGACGGTCGAGCCGCCGccgccgacgacgacgacgacgacgacgacgacgacgaagacgaagacgaagacgaaaacgacgacgacgacgacgaatgtTACTACgacgccgacgacgacgacgacgacgacgaatatTACTACGACGACAGGTACAGAAAGTCAAGCCGAGGAATCCCTTTCCAACGAAGCTTGCAGCTTTTGCAACAGATCCATCAGAGCACAATTATATGCGATCGCGAAACGTCACGGTTACAACGTATTGGCACTCGGGCAACACTTGGACGATCTGACCGAGAGCTTTCTATCCTCCGTCTTTCACGATGGCCAACTAAAGACCATGAAGgctcattattatattcgtcgaCAAGATCTTCGTGTCATCAGACCGTTTGTCTACGTCAGCGAAAAGGCTTTGAGACAATTTTCACGAGGCAAACGATTTGTCTCGCACGAATCAAAAACGGCTGAACTTTCGGAG AAACAGAAACACAGCAAAGATATATTGGTCCAACAGGAACGAGCTTATCCACGTATATATTGGTCCGTACGTACGGCCCTTCGCCCGTTAATAATTTCACACGGACAATTGCCAGACTTCGACGTGACTTGCAGCAACATTTCCGGTAATATGACCAATAGCCCGAGCAGTAGCAGCGGGGTCAGTAGCATCAGCAGCGCTAGTAGCAGCAACGCCGCCTCGACCGGCATCAACGGCGGTGGCGGCGCCGGCAATAATCAACAAAAGAGGTATCGAAGGACGAAAACGAATTCGGTTTCCTCGTCGTCGGCCGTCCATCATTTGTCCTCCCAACGactcgacgacaacgacgagacCGACGAGGAGCCGGTCCTTTGA
- the LOC124431772 gene encoding uncharacterized protein LOC124431772 isoform X2 — translation MSCSVKISSGKSWSGSQRRISSLAEENTCPSPNGAASSCALLQTIQTTNNVLVASSLATTYTTTSSTGLETITTTTTAATTASTTTTTTTTIGGPAAAAANVAGVFGAGGTAAGGIGQRIATPRPVKSIATKKGEDTSKLLKYIDDNVIGKNGTFFGPFGRRKVVFCDYTATGRSLQFLEEYIAKEVLPYLGDTRASTSICSLQSSLFRHETRDIVRHAVGADDQDAVLFTGQGSAGALRTLLRHLDLSKSTVVFVGPFEYHDNLQPWREYGVKIVRVSETREGFLDLNELERGLAKMRAEGIAQMIGCFSAASCITGVLADDVATTLLLHQYGALSIWDYTTAAPYTQIDMNPHLPGMSESTAHKDAIFFAGHKFVGGVQSPGVLVSKKFLLMVEIRAEDMRDSHRYLTNPELRDESGTAGVVESIRCGLAIQLKENVTPRAIVNRQDKISRQVLAHVRTIPELILLGSASQNVKRLPIFSFMVRHPRGTFLHHNFVCAVLNDVFGIQARSGCACVGRYAHNLMGIDAELAKEYEDLLTQSRRNEVASEEVNSEAMRPGFAKLSFPYFMSEAEVAFILEALKMVATEGWKLLPQYVLNPQTGEWRHHTNSILKERKLLGTIRYTDGRMNASERRASGSGAFPQSYADCLQMARNIFNRARKIAQRYPLQTDRIFNFISEETEPLRWFMLPSEAQDLLLGNSQNVKQEVPFNPTLASHRIAHTTPVTSTHESLVNSLTSANGMRRLNSDIPRTGNIPVSPNSPRHRSLPALSTIRRNCVAGSTTEPSKTNPTEIDGIDDKQLIRTETGNTSTGHKSPATCPSSPMPIRFAVGEAVTPSALSCMSHATVVVSRPLKEQRDLIEARDGGRARCNSLGSTTGTNNNAANNRSGMSSSSSPIPVLPLSPQTLTSLGFTPPRSDLNASRQKQRLHCSCSSQTELNSLELDAMSNLSHSISSFNYHSSVASPPSSYSSVGEYTEKLIGGGRSSPIYSNVGQRSDDDLSAYLKEVTKELATEIKSEIREVISKVDDALSEANTSENTPQHHSRNHSAISQLSSTEDRQFRHDSFTASDIAEYLMEFSKEMASEVKSEIRCMVNAVDGLHRHSPDASASDVSSNGCESPDRGRVTISNASPRLLNSRKHGTSEITGKIGELTQQESKMSSECSSDETVIFVMKPTETERMIAAGNCAAKTDDENDVDDDVDDDDSHERRGPEDMGGDPRKILPKIYSAVNSLVRQNDDLSEDEELSSDLREEEGDPEEEGLKFEGKDDTRNIQPRVQWHSAPRNIWKPTVEAIQEFDMIRDNDRVLLCLSILGKDSLSLLHTLHQYRLHARSKGIDFEIGAATIDTGGTTFDRLETIRHFKVLDVPYFYEELTVEPPPPTTTTTTTTTTKTKTKTKTTTTTTNVTTTPTTTTTTTNITTTTGTESQAEESLSNEACSFCNRSIRAQLYAIAKRHGYNVLALGQHLDDLTESFLSSVFHDGQLKTMKAHYYIRRQDLRVIRPFVYVSEKALRQFSRGKRFVSHESKTAELSEKQKHSKDILVQQERAYPRIYWSVRTALRPLIISHGQLPDFDVTCSNISGNMTNSPSSSSGVSSISSASSSNAASTGINGGGGAGNNQQKRYRRTKTNSVSSSSAVHHLSSQRLDDNDETDEEPVL, via the exons TCGTCTTTTGCGATTATACGGCAACAGGAAGGTCGCTACAATTTCTCGAAGAGTACATCGCGAAGGAGGTCCTGCCATATTTGGGCGACACTCGAGCATCAACGTCCATCTGCAGTCTACAATCCTCTCTCTTCAG GCACGAAACAAGAGACATCGTTAGGCATGCCGTTGGTGCTGATGACCAGGATGCGGTTTTATTCACGGGTCAAGGTTCGGCCGGTGCCCTTCGCACACTTCTGCGACATCTCGATCTCTCAAAATCCACCGTAGTTTTCGTGGGCCCGTTCGAGTACCACGACAATCTACAGCCGTGGCGTGAATATGGTGTCAAG ATAGTACGAGTGTCCGAAACCCGAGAGGGTTTCTTGGATTTGAACGAACTTGAACGAGGTCTGGCCAAGATGCGTGCAGAAGGCATCGCGCAAATGATCGGATGCTTTAGTGCGGCCAGTTGTATAACAGGGGTTTTGGCGGATGACGTTGCTACGACCCTTCTTCTACATCAATATGGTGCCCTCAGTATCTGGGATTATACCACTGCAG CGCCGTACACTCAGATCGACATGAATCCACATCTACCGGGTATGAGCGAATCCACGGCGCACAAAGATGCAATTTTCTTCGCTGGGCACAAGTTCGTAGGTGGCGTCCAATCCCCTGGGGTACTCGTcagtaaaaaatttctattaatggTCGAAATAAGAGCCGAAGATATGAGAGACAGTCACCGATACCTGACCAATCCCGAGCTTCGCGACGAAAGTGGAACCGCCGGAGTCGTCGAAAGTATTCGCTGTGGATTGGCGATTCAATTGAAGGAGAACGTGACGCCACGGGCTATCGTCAATCGTCAAGACAAAATTTCTAG GCAAGTGCTGGCCCACGTACGCACAATTCCAGAACTGATTTTACTCGGTAGTGCATCGCAAAATGTTAAAAGGCTACCCATCTTCTCGTTTATGGTCCGACACCCACGTGGCACGTTTCTCCATCACAATTTCGTGTGCGCCGTATTAAACGACGTTTTCGGCATACAGGCAAGAAGTGGGTGCGCTTGCGTTGGTCGATACGCTCACAATTTGATGGGAATAGACGCGGAATTGGCGAAAGAGTACGAAGATTTATTGACGCAGAG TCGACGCAACGAAGTTGCAAGCGAGGAGGTTAACAGCGAAGCAATGAGGCCGGGATTCGCTAAGCTTTCCTTCCCTTACTTCATGTCCGAGGCCGAAGTCGCATTCATTTTGGAGGCCTTGAAGATGGTGGCCACCGAGGGATGGAAGCTCTTACCGCAATACGTTTTAAATCCTCAGACCGGGGAGTGGCGACACCACACGAACAGTATATTGAAGGAACGAAAATTGTTGGGAACGATAAGATATACCGACGGGAGAATGAACGCGTCCGAAAGGAGGGCCTCCGGATCGGGCGCATTTCCGCAAAGCTACGCGGACTGCCTACAAATGgctcgaaatattttcaatcgtgCGCGTAAAATAGCACAGAGATATCCCCTGCAAACCGATCGTATCTTTAACTTCATCTCGGAAGAAACGGAACCATTGCGTTGGTTTATGTTACCGAGCGAGGCGCAAGATCTGCTTCTAGGTAATTCACAAAACGTGAAGCAGGAAGTACCATTCAATCCTACGTTAGCTTCGCACAGAATCGCGCACACGACACCGGTTACGAGTACGCACGAGAGTCTCGTTAATAGTTTGACCTCGGCCAACGGCATGAGACGTTTGAACAGCGACATTCCTCGAACCGGAAACATTCCGGTATCGCCAAATTCGCCGCGACATCGAAGTCTTCCGGCGTTGAGTACGATAAGGAGAAACTGCGTGGCTGGGTCGACGACGGAGCCTAGTAAAACGAATCCCACGGAGATCGACGGGATCGATGATAAACAATTGATACGTACCGAGACCGGGAATACGTCGACCGGTCACAAATCCCCGGCCACCTGTCCGAGCTCGCCTATGCCAATACGATTCGCCGTTGGCGAAGCGGTTACTCCCTCGGCCCTATCGTGTATGTCTCACGCGACGGTGGTGGTCAGTCGGCCGCTGAAGGAACAAAGAGATTTGATAGAGGCGAGGGACGGCGGACGTGCAAGGTGCAATTCATTGGGGAGTACAACGGGGACGAATAATAACGCGGCCAACAACCGATCCGGCatgtcgtcctcgtcctcgccCATACCGGTACTTCCGTTGAGCCCTCAAACATTGACGAGCTTGGGTTTCACGCCGCCGCGTTCGGACTTAAACGCCTCGAGACAGAAGCAACGACTTCACTGTAGTTGCAGCAGCCAAACGGAATTGAATTCTCTCGAGTTGGACGCGATGAGTAATCTGAGCCATTCCATATCATCTTTCAATTATCACAGCAGCGTCGCCTCCCCGCCCTCCTCGTATTCGTCGGTCGGTGAATATACGGAGAAGCTCATAGGCGGTGGAAGGTCCTCGCCAATATACTCCAACGTCGGACAAAGATCTGACGACGATTTGAGCGCTTACTTGAAGGAAGTTACGAAGGAGTTAGCGACGGAGATAAAGTCGGAGATTCGCGAGGTGATATCGAAGGTGGACGATGCCCTATCGGAGGCGAACACGTCCGAGAATACGCCGCAGCATCATTCCCGGAATCACAGCGCCATCAGTCAATTGTCCTCGACCGAGGATAGGCAGTTCAGGCACGATTCCTTTACGGCCAGCGACATCGCCGAATATCTGATGGAATTTTCGAAGGAAATGGCGAGCGAGGTTAAGTCCGAGATCAGGTGTATGGTGAACGCGGTCGACGGTCTTCACAGGCACTCGCCGGATGCTTCGGCCTCGGACGTATCCTCCAACGGATGTGAATCCCCAGACAGAGGTAGAGTTACCATATCGAACGCTTCCCCTCGGTTATTGAATTCTAGAAAACACGGTACCTCTGAGATAACCGGCAAGATCGGCGAATTGACGCAACAGGAGAGCAAGATGTCCAGCGAGTGTTCCTCCGACGAGACCGTGATATTCGTTATGAAACCGACCGAAACCGAACGGATGATCGCCGCCGGTAATTGTGCCGCCAAAACcgacgacgagaacgacgtGGACGACGACGTGGACGACGACGATTCCCACGAGCGTAGAGGACCGGAGGACATGGGTGGTGACCCCAGGAAGATCCTACCAAAGATTTATTCGGCCGTGAACTCG CTCGTACGTCAGAACGACGATCTCTCGGAGGACGAGGAGTTATCGTCGGACTTGCGAGAGGAGGAGGGCGATCCGGAGGAAGAGGGCTTGAAATTCGAAGGCAAAGACGATACGAGGAACATTCAGCCGCGCGTCCAGTGGCACTCGGCACCGAGAAACATTTGGAAACCAACGGTGGAGGCCATACAGGAATTCGACATGATTCGGGACAACGACAGGGTACTCCTGTGTCTCTCGATACTTGGAAAGGATTCGCTGTCTCTCTTGCACACGCTACATCAGTACAGGTTACACGCGAGGTCAAAGGGGATCGATTTCGAGATCGGCGCTGCCACGATCGACACCGGTGGCACGACGTTCGATCGGCTCGAGACTATAAGACATTTCAAGGTTTTAGACGTTCCTTACTTTTACGAGGAGTTGACGGTCGAGCCGCCGccgccgacgacgacgacgacgacgacgacgacgacgaagacgaagacgaagacgaaaacgacgacgacgacgacgaatgtTACTACgacgccgacgacgacgacgacgacgacgaatatTACTACGACGACAGGTACAGAAAGTCAAGCCGAGGAATCCCTTTCCAACGAAGCTTGCAGCTTTTGCAACAGATCCATCAGAGCACAATTATATGCGATCGCGAAACGTCACGGTTACAACGTATTGGCACTCGGGCAACACTTGGACGATCTGACCGAGAGCTTTCTATCCTCCGTCTTTCACGATGGCCAACTAAAGACCATGAAGgctcattattatattcgtcgaCAAGATCTTCGTGTCATCAGACCGTTTGTCTACGTCAGCGAAAAGGCTTTGAGACAATTTTCACGAGGCAAACGATTTGTCTCGCACGAATCAAAAACGGCTGAACTTTCGGAG AAACAGAAACACAGCAAAGATATATTGGTCCAACAGGAACGAGCTTATCCACGTATATATTGGTCCGTACGTACGGCCCTTCGCCCGTTAATAATTTCACACGGACAATTGCCAGACTTCGACGTGACTTGCAGCAACATTTCCGGTAATATGACCAATAGCCCGAGCAGTAGCAGCGGGGTCAGTAGCATCAGCAGCGCTAGTAGCAGCAACGCCGCCTCGACCGGCATCAACGGCGGTGGCGGCGCCGGCAATAATCAACAAAAGAGGTATCGAAGGACGAAAACGAATTCGGTTTCCTCGTCGTCGGCCGTCCATCATTTGTCCTCCCAACGactcgacgacaacgacgagacCGACGAGGAGCCGGTCCTTTGA